The genomic window ATTTGCTTAAAGTAGATGGCTCTAAAGCTCCATTAAGCACATATTTAGGTGTTTTAGGAATGACAGGTTTAACGGCGTATTTAGGTTTAAACGAAATTGGAAAACCTAAAGCAGGAGAAACACTTGTAGTTTCTGGAGCTGCTGGAGCGGTTGGTTCTGTTGTTGGGCAAATAGGAAAAATTCTTGGCCTTAAAGTGATTGGAATTGCTGGTACAGATGAAAAAATAGAAATGCTAAAAACTAAGTTTGGTTTCGATGCTGGTATCAATTACAACACAAGCAAAGACATTCAAGCTGATATTAAAAAAGCAGCGCCAAATGGTGTAGATATTTATTTTGACAATGTTGGCGGTCCAATATCCGATGCAGTGCTATTCAACATTAACCGCTTTGCTAGAACAATTATTTGTGGTGCCATCTCTGTTTACAACAACACAGAAACACCAAGAAGTGTAAGCGTACAACCATTTTTGGTTAAAAACAGTGCCTTAATGCAAGGATTTATTGTTTCTAATTATGCTGAAAAATTTCCAGAAGCCATGAAACATTTATCAGGTTGGTTATCTGAAGAAAAATTAACATATACAGAAACTATTGGTGAAGGTTTTGATAATATTCCAAATGCTTTTATCGATTTATTTGAAGGTAAAAACAAAGGAAAAATGATAGTGAAAATATAATAAATTAAAAGAGAAAGAAGATGAACAATTTTGAATTTAAAAACCCAACTAAAATTATATTTGGAAAAGGTTCTATTGAAAAATTAGAAAATGAAATTCCTAAAGACGCCAAAGTATTATTACTTTATGGCGGTGGAAGTATTAAGAAAAATGGTATTTACGACCAAGTTAAAAAAGCTTTGACAAAAGTAGATGTTACTGAGTTTGGAGGTATTCCTGCCAACCCAGAATATGCCACTTTATTGGAAGCATTAAAAGTGATTAAAGAGAAAAAAATCACTTATTTATTAGCTGTAGGCGGTGGCTCTGTAATAGATGGTACCAAATTTTTATCTGCTGCTGCTTTATTTAAAGGTGATACGCCTTGGGATATTTTAACCGAAAAAATTAGAACAGAAAAAGGTATGCCTTTTGGAACTGTTTTAACCTTACCAGCAACAGGATCGGAAATGAATTCTGGTGCCGTAATTACAAGAGCAGAAACCAAGGAAAAATTAGGCATGGGTGGTCCAGGCTTATTCCCTGAGTTCTCTATTTTAGATCCTCAAGTGGTTGCTTCTATTCCAGAACGCCAATTGGCAAATGGATTAATGGATTCTTTTACACATGTTTTAGAACAATACATGACGTACCCCGTTGGTGCATTATTACAAGATCGTTTTGCAGAAAGCATTTTACAAACCATAATTGAGGTGGCTCCAAAAGTGATAAAAGATCCTACAGATTACCAAGCAGCAGCTAACTTTATGTGGAGTTGTACGATGGCCTTAAACGGATTAATCCAAAAAGGCGTTCCTGGAGATTGGGCTGTGCACGCTATGGGACACGAGTTAACCGCTTTATTCGGTATCGATCATGCACGAACTTTAGCTGTAATTACACCAAGCCATTACAAGTATAATTTTGAAGCTAAAAAAGAAAAATTAGCACAGTATGGTGAACGCGTTTGGAATATTACAGAAGGTAGTGTAGACGATAAAGCGTATGCTGCTATCGAGAAAACAGTCGGCTTTTTCCACAAATTGGGTATAGACACGAAATTATCTGATTACACAAAAGATTACGAAGGCACTGCCGAAAAAATCTCTAAACGTTTTACAGATCGTGGGTGGTTAGGTTTAGGAGAACACCAAAATTTATCGCCAGATAAGGTTGAGAAAATTGTTAAAATGGCTTACTAATTTTTTATATGAAATCAATTAAAACCTTAGCATTAGCGCTAACTATCATTACAGCATCTAGTTGTAATGAAACAAAAAAAGAAACAGTTTCTGAAAGCGTTTCAGAAGTAAAAACAGAATTAAAAAAAGATAAAGACATGAAAATATTATTTGTATTAACATCTCACGATAAATTAGGAGATACAGGAAAAAAAACAGGATTTTGGGTAGAGGAATTTGCTAGCCCATATTATACTTTATTAGATAAAGGTGCAGAAATTATAATTGCAACACCAAAAGGTGGCGCTGCTCCTATAGATCCAAGTAGTGATTCTCCAGATGCAGCAACAGCATCTACAGATCGTTATAATAAAGATGCCGATGCTAAATCTAAAATTGCAAATACAAAGGTATTAGCAGATATGAATCCAGACGATTTTGATGCTGTATTTTATCCAGGTGGTCATGGTCCATTATGGGATTTAACCAACGATAAAGTATCTGTAGCGTTAATAGAAAAATTCGATCGTCAAGAAAAACCAATTGCATTTGTATGTCACGCACCTGCCGTATTGAAAGATGTTAAAAATGCCGATGGAACGGCCCTAGTTAAAGGTAAAAAAATAACAGGATTCTCTAATAAAGAAGAAGCTGCTGTTGGGTTAACTGCTGTTGTGCCATTATTATTAGAAAATATGCTTATTGAAAGTGGTGCATTTTATTCTAATGGGGATAACTGGGCTCCTTATGCTGTGCAAGATGGTAATTTAATTACGGGTCAAAACCCAGCATCATCTGAGTTAGTTGCTGAAAAATTATTAGAGAGTTTAAAATAATTTAAGCATTTTATATTATT from Algibacter sp. L1A34 includes these protein-coding regions:
- a CDS encoding NADP-dependent oxidoreductase, whose translation is MEKTILLKNRPQGKPSISDFEFVTEDSNLNIKDGELLLETTYVSVDPYLRGRMSDAKSYVPPFELNKPIQSGVVAKVIASKNKNFAEGDFVSGMLSWKTKQISNGENLLKVDGSKAPLSTYLGVLGMTGLTAYLGLNEIGKPKAGETLVVSGAAGAVGSVVGQIGKILGLKVIGIAGTDEKIEMLKTKFGFDAGINYNTSKDIQADIKKAAPNGVDIYFDNVGGPISDAVLFNINRFARTIICGAISVYNNTETPRSVSVQPFLVKNSALMQGFIVSNYAEKFPEAMKHLSGWLSEEKLTYTETIGEGFDNIPNAFIDLFEGKNKGKMIVKI
- a CDS encoding iron-containing alcohol dehydrogenase; this translates as MNNFEFKNPTKIIFGKGSIEKLENEIPKDAKVLLLYGGGSIKKNGIYDQVKKALTKVDVTEFGGIPANPEYATLLEALKVIKEKKITYLLAVGGGSVIDGTKFLSAAALFKGDTPWDILTEKIRTEKGMPFGTVLTLPATGSEMNSGAVITRAETKEKLGMGGPGLFPEFSILDPQVVASIPERQLANGLMDSFTHVLEQYMTYPVGALLQDRFAESILQTIIEVAPKVIKDPTDYQAAANFMWSCTMALNGLIQKGVPGDWAVHAMGHELTALFGIDHARTLAVITPSHYKYNFEAKKEKLAQYGERVWNITEGSVDDKAYAAIEKTVGFFHKLGIDTKLSDYTKDYEGTAEKISKRFTDRGWLGLGEHQNLSPDKVEKIVKMAY
- a CDS encoding type 1 glutamine amidotransferase domain-containing protein, with the translated sequence MKSIKTLALALTIITASSCNETKKETVSESVSEVKTELKKDKDMKILFVLTSHDKLGDTGKKTGFWVEEFASPYYTLLDKGAEIIIATPKGGAAPIDPSSDSPDAATASTDRYNKDADAKSKIANTKVLADMNPDDFDAVFYPGGHGPLWDLTNDKVSVALIEKFDRQEKPIAFVCHAPAVLKDVKNADGTALVKGKKITGFSNKEEAAVGLTAVVPLLLENMLIESGAFYSNGDNWAPYAVQDGNLITGQNPASSELVAEKLLESLK